A part of Carettochelys insculpta isolate YL-2023 chromosome 1, ASM3395843v1, whole genome shotgun sequence genomic DNA contains:
- the CCDC77 gene encoding coiled-coil domain-containing protein 77 isoform X1 yields MESSPGMSPTSKQLAAARVSSRYNDSPTPGQGDSTPLPPISERLAFLRPSRELLEYYRKKIAEFDEEHEDLLKRLERYKGTYDEQHKLQWEMRQREEEIAELQKALSDMQVYLFQEREHVLRLYAENDRLKIRELEDRKKIQHLLALVGTDTGEITYFHKEPPHKVIIPQKPIKSRDPHERHDTYTSRTAGTKGGASKPATKKEEPESPERYHRDNQTLLLQVEALQAQMEEQARLSKEQLDALLEDRRIHIEEVQVQHQRDQDRIKTLTEKLHQTQNLLYESTRDFLQLKFDARANEKSWMAEKDCLLRKLDVNKDQVIIGKEPEREKKHKEKGRDFKQISQAESEIWKAQSGEFKEQLTQAHRLADMYREQCVALEGELARIREEGDVGRELFKERSEKMGKRLQLMTQRYEALEKRRNMEVEGFRNDIKQLRQRLKDLEKQLFKVTMNIGPDQDLAILHEVRQGNRRTRKIQGELRNLKAKIYGLENELRIC; encoded by the exons ATGGAGTCCTCGCCAGGAATGTCCCCCACTTCCAAACA ATTGGCAGCTGCCCGTGTCTCCTCCAGATACAACGATTCTCCAACTCCAGGTCAGGGGGATTCTACTCCTCTCCCTCCTATCAGCGAACGCCTGGCCTTCCTCCGTCCCTCCCGGGAACTGCTGGAATATTATCGCAAGAAGATTGCAGAGTTTGATGAAGAACATGAGGACCTTTTGAAAAGGCTGGAGAGATACAAAGGAACATATGATGAGCAG CACAAACTCCAGTGGGAAATGCGCCAACGGGAAGAAGAGATTGCAGAGTTACAGAAGGCTTTGAGTGACATGCAAGTTTACCTCTTCCAGGAGAGGGAACATGTGCTGCGCCTCTATGCTGAAAATGACCGGCTGAAAATCAG GGAGCTGGAAGACAGAAAAAAGATTCAGCATCTCTTGGCTTTGGTAGGAACAGACACAGGAGAAATCACCTATTTTCATAAGGAGCCTCCCCACAAG GTCATCATTCCTCAAAAACCAATCAAATCCAGGGATCCACATGAACGGCATGATACTTACACTTCCAGGACAG CAGGTACTAAAGGAGGTGCATCAAAACCAGCAACAAAAAAAGAGGAACCAGAAAGTCCTGAGAGATATCACAGAGACAATCAGACACTCTTACTGCAG GTGGAGGCCCTGCAGGCTCAGATGGAAGAGCAGGCCCGGTTATCCAAAGAGCAGCTTGATGCACTGCTAGAGGACAGGCGGATTCACATAGAGGAAGTCCAGGTCCAGCATCAGAGGGATCAGGACAGGATCAAAACCCTGACAGAGAA GCTCCATCAGACTCAGAACCTGCTGTATGAGAGCACACGTGACTTCCTTCAGCTGAAGTTTGATGCACGAGCGAATGAAAAATCGTGGATGGCAGAGAAGGACTGTTTGCTGAGAAAGCTTGATGTAAATAAAGATCAGGTTATCATCGGCAaagagccagagagagagaagaagcaCAAGGAAAAGGGGAGAGACTTCAAGCAGATTTCTCAAGCAGAGAGTGAAATTTGGAAAGCACAGAGTGGAGAATTCAAG GAGCAACTGACACAAGCGCACCGATTGGCAGATATGTACCGAGAGCAATGTGTTGCCCTGGAGGGTGAGCTGGCTAGAATTCGTGAAGAAGGAGATGTTGGCCGAGAACTTTTCAAG GAGCGCTCAGAGAAGATGGGGAAGCGTTTGCAACTAATGACCCAACGATATGAGGCCCTGGAGAAACGACGTAACATGGAGGTGGAGGGCTTCAGGAACGACATCAAGCAACTTCGGCAGAGGTTGAAGGACCTAGAAAAACAGCTCTTCAAG GTTACCATGAACATTGGACCAGACCAGGACCTCGCAATTCTGCATGAGGTCCGCCAAGGGAACAGACGCACCCGGAAAATTCAAGGAGAGCTAAGAAACTTAAAGGCAAAAATCTACGGCTTGGAGAATGAATTACGGATCTGCTGA
- the CCDC77 gene encoding coiled-coil domain-containing protein 77 isoform X3, with protein MRQREEEIAELQKALSDMQVYLFQEREHVLRLYAENDRLKIRELEDRKKIQHLLALVGTDTGEITYFHKEPPHKVIIPQKPIKSRDPHERHDTYTSRTAGTKGGASKPATKKEEPESPERYHRDNQTLLLQVEALQAQMEEQARLSKEQLDALLEDRRIHIEEVQVQHQRDQDRIKTLTEKLHQTQNLLYESTRDFLQLKFDARANEKSWMAEKDCLLRKLDVNKDQVIIGKEPEREKKHKEKGRDFKQISQAESEIWKAQSGEFKEQLTQAHRLADMYREQCVALEGELARIREEGDVGRELFKERSEKMGKRLQLMTQRYEALEKRRNMEVEGFRNDIKQLRQRLKDLEKQLFKVTMNIGPDQDLAILHEVRQGNRRTRKIQGELRNLKAKIYGLENELRIC; from the exons ATGCGCCAACGGGAAGAAGAGATTGCAGAGTTACAGAAGGCTTTGAGTGACATGCAAGTTTACCTCTTCCAGGAGAGGGAACATGTGCTGCGCCTCTATGCTGAAAATGACCGGCTGAAAATCAG GGAGCTGGAAGACAGAAAAAAGATTCAGCATCTCTTGGCTTTGGTAGGAACAGACACAGGAGAAATCACCTATTTTCATAAGGAGCCTCCCCACAAG GTCATCATTCCTCAAAAACCAATCAAATCCAGGGATCCACATGAACGGCATGATACTTACACTTCCAGGACAG CAGGTACTAAAGGAGGTGCATCAAAACCAGCAACAAAAAAAGAGGAACCAGAAAGTCCTGAGAGATATCACAGAGACAATCAGACACTCTTACTGCAG GTGGAGGCCCTGCAGGCTCAGATGGAAGAGCAGGCCCGGTTATCCAAAGAGCAGCTTGATGCACTGCTAGAGGACAGGCGGATTCACATAGAGGAAGTCCAGGTCCAGCATCAGAGGGATCAGGACAGGATCAAAACCCTGACAGAGAA GCTCCATCAGACTCAGAACCTGCTGTATGAGAGCACACGTGACTTCCTTCAGCTGAAGTTTGATGCACGAGCGAATGAAAAATCGTGGATGGCAGAGAAGGACTGTTTGCTGAGAAAGCTTGATGTAAATAAAGATCAGGTTATCATCGGCAaagagccagagagagagaagaagcaCAAGGAAAAGGGGAGAGACTTCAAGCAGATTTCTCAAGCAGAGAGTGAAATTTGGAAAGCACAGAGTGGAGAATTCAAG GAGCAACTGACACAAGCGCACCGATTGGCAGATATGTACCGAGAGCAATGTGTTGCCCTGGAGGGTGAGCTGGCTAGAATTCGTGAAGAAGGAGATGTTGGCCGAGAACTTTTCAAG GAGCGCTCAGAGAAGATGGGGAAGCGTTTGCAACTAATGACCCAACGATATGAGGCCCTGGAGAAACGACGTAACATGGAGGTGGAGGGCTTCAGGAACGACATCAAGCAACTTCGGCAGAGGTTGAAGGACCTAGAAAAACAGCTCTTCAAG GTTACCATGAACATTGGACCAGACCAGGACCTCGCAATTCTGCATGAGGTCCGCCAAGGGAACAGACGCACCCGGAAAATTCAAGGAGAGCTAAGAAACTTAAAGGCAAAAATCTACGGCTTGGAGAATGAATTACGGATCTGCTGA
- the CCDC77 gene encoding coiled-coil domain-containing protein 77 isoform X2: protein MESSPGMSPTSKQLAAARVSSRYNDSPTPGQGDSTPLPPISERLAFLRPSRELLEYYRKKIAEFDEEHEDLLKRLERYKGTYDEQHKLQWEMRQREEEIAELQKALSDMQVYLFQEREHVLRLYAENDRLKIRELEDRKKIQHLLALVGTDTGEITYFHKEPPHKVIIPQKPIKSRDPHERHDTYTSRTGTKGGASKPATKKEEPESPERYHRDNQTLLLQVEALQAQMEEQARLSKEQLDALLEDRRIHIEEVQVQHQRDQDRIKTLTEKLHQTQNLLYESTRDFLQLKFDARANEKSWMAEKDCLLRKLDVNKDQVIIGKEPEREKKHKEKGRDFKQISQAESEIWKAQSGEFKEQLTQAHRLADMYREQCVALEGELARIREEGDVGRELFKERSEKMGKRLQLMTQRYEALEKRRNMEVEGFRNDIKQLRQRLKDLEKQLFKVTMNIGPDQDLAILHEVRQGNRRTRKIQGELRNLKAKIYGLENELRIC, encoded by the exons ATGGAGTCCTCGCCAGGAATGTCCCCCACTTCCAAACA ATTGGCAGCTGCCCGTGTCTCCTCCAGATACAACGATTCTCCAACTCCAGGTCAGGGGGATTCTACTCCTCTCCCTCCTATCAGCGAACGCCTGGCCTTCCTCCGTCCCTCCCGGGAACTGCTGGAATATTATCGCAAGAAGATTGCAGAGTTTGATGAAGAACATGAGGACCTTTTGAAAAGGCTGGAGAGATACAAAGGAACATATGATGAGCAG CACAAACTCCAGTGGGAAATGCGCCAACGGGAAGAAGAGATTGCAGAGTTACAGAAGGCTTTGAGTGACATGCAAGTTTACCTCTTCCAGGAGAGGGAACATGTGCTGCGCCTCTATGCTGAAAATGACCGGCTGAAAATCAG GGAGCTGGAAGACAGAAAAAAGATTCAGCATCTCTTGGCTTTGGTAGGAACAGACACAGGAGAAATCACCTATTTTCATAAGGAGCCTCCCCACAAG GTCATCATTCCTCAAAAACCAATCAAATCCAGGGATCCACATGAACGGCATGATACTTACACTTCCAGGACAG GTACTAAAGGAGGTGCATCAAAACCAGCAACAAAAAAAGAGGAACCAGAAAGTCCTGAGAGATATCACAGAGACAATCAGACACTCTTACTGCAG GTGGAGGCCCTGCAGGCTCAGATGGAAGAGCAGGCCCGGTTATCCAAAGAGCAGCTTGATGCACTGCTAGAGGACAGGCGGATTCACATAGAGGAAGTCCAGGTCCAGCATCAGAGGGATCAGGACAGGATCAAAACCCTGACAGAGAA GCTCCATCAGACTCAGAACCTGCTGTATGAGAGCACACGTGACTTCCTTCAGCTGAAGTTTGATGCACGAGCGAATGAAAAATCGTGGATGGCAGAGAAGGACTGTTTGCTGAGAAAGCTTGATGTAAATAAAGATCAGGTTATCATCGGCAaagagccagagagagagaagaagcaCAAGGAAAAGGGGAGAGACTTCAAGCAGATTTCTCAAGCAGAGAGTGAAATTTGGAAAGCACAGAGTGGAGAATTCAAG GAGCAACTGACACAAGCGCACCGATTGGCAGATATGTACCGAGAGCAATGTGTTGCCCTGGAGGGTGAGCTGGCTAGAATTCGTGAAGAAGGAGATGTTGGCCGAGAACTTTTCAAG GAGCGCTCAGAGAAGATGGGGAAGCGTTTGCAACTAATGACCCAACGATATGAGGCCCTGGAGAAACGACGTAACATGGAGGTGGAGGGCTTCAGGAACGACATCAAGCAACTTCGGCAGAGGTTGAAGGACCTAGAAAAACAGCTCTTCAAG GTTACCATGAACATTGGACCAGACCAGGACCTCGCAATTCTGCATGAGGTCCGCCAAGGGAACAGACGCACCCGGAAAATTCAAGGAGAGCTAAGAAACTTAAAGGCAAAAATCTACGGCTTGGAGAATGAATTACGGATCTGCTGA